The window GCGATGCCCGTCTCCCGCTCGGCGCGCGGATGCGCGCCGCCGCCGCGAACGCTGCGGAGGCCCGCCGGTGACCCACGAGATCTGGGGACTCACGGGATTCGCGGCGGTACTCGCGCTCATCATGGCGCGCGTGCCGATCGGCATCGCGATGGCCGTGATCGGCGCGGGAGGCACGTGGCTCCTGGGCGGCTTCGACACGTTCAAGTTCGGGCTCGGCACCGCGCCGTTCAACGCGTTGTTCCCGTACAGCCTGTCGGTGCTTCCGCTGTTCATCATGATGGGCGTGTTCGCGGCCTACTCGGGCATGTCGCGCAACCTGTTCGTCGGCGCCAACGCGTTCGTCGGCCATCGACCCGGTGGGCTCGCGGTGGCGACCATCAGCGCGTCCGCCGTGTTCGGCGCGGTGTGCGGTTCGAGTCTCGCGACCGCCGCGACGATGTCGAAGGTCGCGTTGCCGGAGATGAAGGAACGCGGCTACGGCGAAGGACTCGCGACCGGCGCGGTCGCGGCCGGCGGGACGCTCGGCATCATGATTCCGCCGAGCATTCCGCTCGCGCTCTACGGCCTCCTGACCCAGACCTCGATCGGCGCGCTCTACGCCGCGGCGATCCTGCCCGGGGTCCTCGGCGCCGTGCTCTACATGGGCGCGGTGTGGGTGACGACGTGGCGCCGCCCGGACGTCGGCCCCGCGGGCGCACGCTACACGTGGCGCCAGCGCGTCGAGGCGCTGGTGCAGGTGTGGGACGTGCTCGTGCTGTTCGTGCTGGTGCTGGGGGGACTCTTCCTCGGCTGGTTCTCGCCGACGGAAGCCGCCGCGGTGGGTGTCGCGGGCGCGGTGGTCCTGACCGCGATCCAGGGGAGGCTCACGCGCGAATTCGTCAAGTCCTCGCTGTGGGACACCGCGCTGTCGATGGGGCTCATCTTCCTCGTGCTGATCGGCGCGGGCATCTTCGGATTCTTCATGGACCTGTCCGGCCTGCCCCAGGCGTCGGTGGCCTTCGTGCAGGGGCTCGACATCGGCCGGTACTGGGTGCTGGTCGTGATCCTGGTCGGCTACCTGATCCTCGGCTGCCTGCTCGACAGCCTGTCGATGCTGCTGCTCACGATCTCGTTCGTGTACCCGGTCGTCCACCGGCTCGGGTTCGACGCCGTGTGGTTCGGCATCCTGATGGTCACGGTGATCGAAATCGGCCTCATCCACCCGCCGTTCGGCATGAACCTGTTCGTCGTGCAGGCGTCGCAGCCGGGGCTCAAGCTCGGCACCGTGGTCAAGGGCGTGCTGCCGTTCCTCGCCGCCGACTTCGTGCGGTTGACGCTGCTCGTCGTGTTTCCGTCGATCACGCTGGTGTTCGCGGGAGTGGTGAAATAGGCGGAGCGCCGGGACGGTGCGGCGTCGCCGCGCGTCTTGGCGTGCTCGACCGGGCTCGATATCATCGTCTGCAGCCGCGTCGACGCCTCGTCTTCCGGAACGCGAGTTCATGGACATTCCCATCCCCGCCCCCGAACTGCAGGTCAGCGAGTGGCTGAACACGGCATCGCCGCTCAGCCTCGGCGCGCTGCGCGGCAAGGTCGTCGTGCTGCACGCGTTCCAGATGCTGTGTCCCGGTTGCGTGCTGCACGCGGTGCCGCAGGCCGAGCGGATGCACCGACACTATTCGAAGGACGATGTGGCGGTGGTCGGACTGCACACCGTGTTCGAGCACCACGACGTGATGACGGTCGCGGCGCTGCGCGTGTTCCTGCACGAGTTCCGCGTTACGCACCCGATCGGCGTGGACGTCGCGGACCCCGCTGGGGCGATCCCGCGCACGATGCGCGCCTACGGGATGCAGGGCACGCCGACGCTGATGCTGATCGACCGGCAGGGCCGGTTGCGGACGCAACAGTTCGGGCAGATCGACGATTTCGCCGTCGCCGCAGGGGTCATGCGTCTCGTCAGCGAAGAG of the Burkholderiales bacterium genome contains:
- a CDS encoding TRAP transporter large permease, which translates into the protein MRRGGERRPRAQESRHEHDAAARRCPSPARRADARRRRERCGGPPVTHEIWGLTGFAAVLALIMARVPIGIAMAVIGAGGTWLLGGFDTFKFGLGTAPFNALFPYSLSVLPLFIMMGVFAAYSGMSRNLFVGANAFVGHRPGGLAVATISASAVFGAVCGSSLATAATMSKVALPEMKERGYGEGLATGAVAAGGTLGIMIPPSIPLALYGLLTQTSIGALYAAAILPGVLGAVLYMGAVWVTTWRRPDVGPAGARYTWRQRVEALVQVWDVLVLFVLVLGGLFLGWFSPTEAAAVGVAGAVVLTAIQGRLTREFVKSSLWDTALSMGLIFLVLIGAGIFGFFMDLSGLPQASVAFVQGLDIGRYWVLVVILVGYLILGCLLDSLSMLLLTISFVYPVVHRLGFDAVWFGILMVTVIEIGLIHPPFGMNLFVVQASQPGLKLGTVVKGVLPFLAADFVRLTLLVVFPSITLVFAGVVK
- a CDS encoding redoxin family protein, which translates into the protein MDIPIPAPELQVSEWLNTASPLSLGALRGKVVVLHAFQMLCPGCVLHAVPQAERMHRHYSKDDVAVVGLHTVFEHHDVMTVAALRVFLHEFRVTHPIGVDVADPAGAIPRTMRAYGMQGTPTLMLIDRQGRLRTQQFGQIDDFAVAAGVMRLVSEERGPS